A window of candidate division KSB1 bacterium contains these coding sequences:
- a CDS encoding class I SAM-dependent methyltransferase: MRACFICDTAAKVNQYAHVAAQDYLRCSRCGLIFVDVINPPDQLYHAYDGGLFKAWRRKLVAPFRGFNHVRNFDKSMARARRIFDFVASRYTNQRHNPVWLDIGCNKGFLLAAAVEKGWQVYGVELVPELMRPFQRKFKQFADNIFSKRFIDVQGNFSDNTFEVISAIDVIEHFEEPRRDLSSVYRILKSGGLFVAQTPDGAAPQAQELKERWGALKPLEHLHIFNAVNLEIFAKQLGFAEIEFFPPFEEADGNLVAVMKK, translated from the coding sequence ATGCGCGCCTGTTTTATCTGTGACACTGCGGCGAAGGTGAATCAATACGCTCATGTTGCCGCGCAAGATTATCTGCGCTGCTCGCGTTGCGGTCTTATTTTTGTCGATGTCATCAACCCGCCGGATCAGCTTTATCACGCCTACGACGGCGGCCTTTTCAAAGCCTGGCGGCGCAAGCTCGTCGCGCCGTTTCGTGGGTTCAACCACGTGCGGAACTTCGACAAGTCCATGGCGCGCGCCAGGCGCATTTTTGATTTTGTCGCCTCGAGATACACGAATCAGCGCCACAATCCGGTCTGGCTCGACATCGGCTGCAACAAAGGCTTCTTGCTCGCCGCGGCGGTGGAAAAGGGCTGGCAAGTTTACGGCGTCGAGCTGGTGCCGGAGTTGATGCGGCCTTTCCAAAGAAAGTTTAAACAATTTGCCGACAACATTTTCTCAAAGCGCTTTATCGACGTGCAAGGAAATTTTTCCGACAACACCTTCGAGGTGATTTCCGCCATTGACGTCATCGAGCATTTTGAAGAGCCGCGCCGTGACCTGAGCAGCGTCTATCGCATTTTGAAGTCCGGCGGCCTTTTTGTTGCGCAAACGCCGGACGGCGCCGCCCCGCAAGCGCAAGAGTTAAAAGAACGCTGGGGCGCTTTGAAACCGCTCGAGCATTTGCACATTTTTAACGCCGTCAATCTCGAAATTTTTGCCAAGCAGCTCGGTTTTGCGGAGATCGAATTTTTTCCGCCGTTTGAAGAAGCGGATGGAAATTTGGTGGCGGTGATGAAGAAATAA
- a CDS encoding type I restriction-modification system subunit M: MAANHKLEISALENWLWEAACVIRGPIDAPKFKDYILPLVFLKRLSDVFDDELNALGENAKFVDQDHDLVRFYIPKNARWQNIAKHTTDLGQYLTDAVRAVARHNPRLQGVIDMVDFNATAAGQRILSEAQLKALMQILSQYRLGLRDVEPDILGRAYEYLLRKFAEGQGQSAGEFYTPREVAILMAHLLDPQPGDAIYDPACGSGGLLIKCHLRFREKHGTDPRLAPLQFFGQEINPATFAMARMNVFIHDMDAEIALGDTMNRPAFLNPDGSLRPFDKVTANPMWNQKFQLATYEHDTYGRFAAGTPPTSSADWGWVQHMAASLNDRGKMAVVLDTGAVSRGSGNQGSNRERDIRKAFVERDLVEAIVLLPENLFYNTTAPGIILLIHKAKRHKGQILLINASQEFAKGRPKNYLAEEHIARIAEVYLKWREVDGLSKVVTTDEAVRNDYNLSPSRHVATNNKDEVLPIEEALVLLAEAEEERQAADTELNKILERLGLK, encoded by the coding sequence ATGGCCGCAAATCACAAACTTGAAATCTCCGCCCTCGAAAACTGGCTCTGGGAAGCCGCCTGCGTCATTCGCGGCCCCATCGATGCGCCCAAGTTCAAAGACTACATCCTGCCACTGGTTTTTCTGAAACGGCTTTCGGATGTCTTTGATGATGAATTGAACGCGCTGGGCGAAAACGCCAAATTTGTCGATCAAGATCACGATCTCGTGCGTTTTTATATCCCGAAAAATGCGCGCTGGCAGAATATTGCCAAACACACCACCGATCTCGGACAATATTTGACCGATGCCGTGCGGGCGGTGGCACGGCACAATCCGAGGCTGCAAGGCGTCATCGATATGGTCGATTTCAACGCCACCGCCGCCGGCCAGCGCATTCTCTCCGAAGCGCAGCTCAAAGCATTGATGCAGATTCTCTCGCAGTACCGCTTGGGCTTGCGCGACGTGGAGCCGGATATTTTGGGCCGGGCGTATGAATATCTCCTGCGCAAATTTGCCGAAGGCCAGGGCCAAAGCGCTGGTGAATTTTACACGCCGCGCGAGGTGGCGATTTTGATGGCGCACCTGCTCGATCCCCAGCCCGGCGATGCCATTTACGACCCGGCTTGCGGCTCCGGCGGCCTGCTCATCAAATGCCATCTGCGCTTTCGCGAAAAACATGGCACGGATCCACGCCTCGCGCCGCTGCAATTTTTCGGTCAGGAAATCAATCCCGCCACTTTCGCGATGGCGCGCATGAACGTTTTTATTCATGACATGGATGCCGAGATTGCGCTGGGTGACACGATGAATCGCCCGGCATTTCTGAATCCCGACGGCAGCTTGCGCCCATTCGATAAAGTCACCGCCAATCCCATGTGGAACCAAAAATTCCAGCTCGCCACCTACGAGCATGACACCTATGGCCGTTTTGCCGCCGGCACGCCGCCCACTTCCAGCGCGGACTGGGGCTGGGTGCAGCACATGGCCGCCTCGTTGAACGATCGCGGCAAAATGGCGGTGGTGCTCGATACCGGCGCGGTCTCGCGCGGCAGCGGCAATCAGGGCAGCAACCGCGAGCGTGACATTCGCAAAGCCTTTGTCGAGCGCGATCTCGTCGAAGCCATCGTCTTGTTGCCGGAAAATCTTTTTTACAACACCACCGCGCCGGGCATCATTCTCCTTATTCACAAAGCGAAACGGCACAAAGGGCAAATCCTGCTCATCAACGCCTCGCAGGAATTCGCCAAAGGCCGGCCCAAGAATTATCTCGCTGAGGAGCACATTGCGCGCATCGCTGAGGTGTATCTGAAATGGCGCGAAGTTGACGGCCTGAGCAAAGTGGTGACCACCGACGAGGCGGTTCGCAATGACTACAATCTGAGCCCCTCGCGCCATGTCGCCACCAACAACAAAGATGAGGTGCTGCCCATCGAAGAGGCGCTGGTGCTGCTTGCCGAGGCCGAGGAGGAGCGGCAGGCGGCGGATACTGAATTAAACAAGATTCTTGAGAGATTAGGACTCAAATAA